In Musa acuminata AAA Group cultivar baxijiao chromosome BXJ3-9, Cavendish_Baxijiao_AAA, whole genome shotgun sequence, a single genomic region encodes these proteins:
- the LOC135648572 gene encoding transcription factor UNE12-like isoform X4, whose product MASHPPPPPSEGLGDDFLEQILSMPSSFGGGDDASLAAGMALHRSSGDGSSVAARGGGAFPLGLSPEQGSSTGKRLFEGQDTKMAFHGQVKQGGVTTVPQPPAPRPKVRARRGQATDPHSIAERQRRERIAERLRALQELVPNTNKTDRAAMLDEILDYVKFLRLQVKVLSMSRLGGAGAVAQLVADIPVSVEGETSEGGSTQHIWEKWSTDGTERQVAKLMEEDIGAAMQFLQSKSLCMMPISLAMAILDTHHQSESKTVKPEPNTPS is encoded by the exons ATGGCGAGCCACCCGCCCCCGCCCCCGTCGGAGGGCCTAGGCGACGATTTCCTGGAGCAAATCCTCTCCATGCCCTCGTCCTTTGGCGGTGGGGATGACGCCTCGCTGGCCGCCGGGATGGCCCTCCATCGGAGCTCCGGCGATGGGTCCTCCGTTGCCGCCCGCGGGGGCGGGGCGTTCCCCCTGGGGCTGAGCCCGGAACAGGGGTCCTCGACCGGGAAGCGGCTCTTCGAGGGGCAGGACACGAAGATG GCTTTCCATGGACAAGTGAAACAAGGTGGAGTCACTACAGTGCCACAGCCTCCAGCCCCACGACCAAAGGTGCGAGCCAGGCGTGGCCAAGCCACAGATCCTCATAGCATTGCAGAGCGG CAACGGAGAGAAAGAATAGCAGAAAGACTAAGGGCTTTGCAGGAATTGGTCCCCAACACTAATAAG ACTGATAGAGCAGCCATGCTTGATGAGATTCTAGACTATGTAAAGTTTTTGAGGCTGCAAGTGAAG GTCCTAAGCATGAGCAGATTAGGTGGTGCAGGTGCTGTTGCCCAGCTGGTAGCTGATATTCCAGTGTCAGTTGAG GGGGAAACTAGTGAGGGCGGGAGCACACAGCATATTTGGGAGAAGTGGTCAACAGATGGTACAGAACGGCAAGTTGCAAAACTTATGGAAGAAGATATTGGAGCTGCAATGCAATTCCTTCAATCCAAATCCCTCTGCATGATGCCAATTTCACTTGCCATGGCAATCCTCGACACACATCACCAATCTGAATCCAAGACAGTCAAGCCTGAACCAAATACCCCTTCATAG
- the LOC135648677 gene encoding jacalin-related lectin 3-like encodes MASNLIKTAAHARGGVPKCPCGNESRWAMEPADKITGISIGAASCVNSIKITFDIDGTTRVTPRYGGPGGELFQFSLMQDEYLTSVSGYVKHDCSEFPCVSQLTFTTNLAKTYGPYGGGGGTFFEVNVEYDEIKGFFGHATEEYLTAFGVYVMLA; translated from the exons ATG GCTTCCAACCTGATCAAGACGGCCGCGCATGCCCGAGGGGGCGTCCCCAAATGTCCATGCGGCAACGAGTCTCGTTGGGCCATGGAACCTGCAGACAAAATCACTGGCATCAGCATTGGCGCTGCTTCATGCGTAAACTCCATTAAGATAACCTTCGACATCGACGGAACCACTCGCGTAACTCCCAGATATGGAGGCCCCGGCGGTGAACTATTCCAG TTTAGTCTGATGCAAGATGAATACCTCACCTCCGTTTCTGGGTATGTCAAACACGACTGTTCTGAATTTCCATGTGTATCTCAACTCACGTTTACCACCAATCTTGCAAAGACATACGGTCCATATGGAGGTGGGGGTGGAACCTTTTTCGAAGTCAATGTAGAATATGACGAGATTAAGGGCTTCTTTGGCCATGCAACTGAAGAGTATCTCACTGCATTTGGAGTCTACGTGATGCTGGCTTAG
- the LOC135648572 gene encoding transcription factor UNE12-like isoform X2, whose translation MASHPPPPPSEGLGDDFLEQILSMPSSFGGGDDASLAAGMALHRSSGDGSSVAARGGGAFPLGLSPEQGSSTGKRLFEGQDTKMSGVGGEFELGSSLGVAVEQERDSMQLAGLFPPGFGHIHPHQIRSNPPPHAFHGQVKQGGVTTVPQPPAPRPKVRARRGQATDPHSIAERQRRERIAERLRALQELVPNTNKTDRAAMLDEILDYVKFLRLQVKVLSMSRLGGAGAVAQLVADIPVSVEGETSEGGSTQHIWEKWSTDGTERQVAKLMEEDIGAAMQFLQSKSLCMMPISLAMAILDTHHQSESKTVKPEPNTPS comes from the exons ATGGCGAGCCACCCGCCCCCGCCCCCGTCGGAGGGCCTAGGCGACGATTTCCTGGAGCAAATCCTCTCCATGCCCTCGTCCTTTGGCGGTGGGGATGACGCCTCGCTGGCCGCCGGGATGGCCCTCCATCGGAGCTCCGGCGATGGGTCCTCCGTTGCCGCCCGCGGGGGCGGGGCGTTCCCCCTGGGGCTGAGCCCGGAACAGGGGTCCTCGACCGGGAAGCGGCTCTTCGAGGGGCAGGACACGAAGATG TCTGGTGTTGGGGGTGAATTTGAGTTGGGAAGCTCACTGGGTGTGGCTGTGGAGCAGGAGAGGGATTCGATGCAATTGGCGGGATTGTTCCCGCCGGGCTTTGGGCACATCCATCCTCATCAAATCCGGTCTAATCCTCCTCCGCAC GCTTTCCATGGACAAGTGAAACAAGGTGGAGTCACTACAGTGCCACAGCCTCCAGCCCCACGACCAAAGGTGCGAGCCAGGCGTGGCCAAGCCACAGATCCTCATAGCATTGCAGAGCGG CAACGGAGAGAAAGAATAGCAGAAAGACTAAGGGCTTTGCAGGAATTGGTCCCCAACACTAATAAG ACTGATAGAGCAGCCATGCTTGATGAGATTCTAGACTATGTAAAGTTTTTGAGGCTGCAAGTGAAG GTCCTAAGCATGAGCAGATTAGGTGGTGCAGGTGCTGTTGCCCAGCTGGTAGCTGATATTCCAGTGTCAGTTGAG GGGGAAACTAGTGAGGGCGGGAGCACACAGCATATTTGGGAGAAGTGGTCAACAGATGGTACAGAACGGCAAGTTGCAAAACTTATGGAAGAAGATATTGGAGCTGCAATGCAATTCCTTCAATCCAAATCCCTCTGCATGATGCCAATTTCACTTGCCATGGCAATCCTCGACACACATCACCAATCTGAATCCAAGACAGTCAAGCCTGAACCAAATACCCCTTCATAG
- the LOC135649359 gene encoding horcolin-like encodes MAEAVIKVGTWGANGGSHWDMGPADHIKSIKICAKGVVDSIAFMYVVGETAEDTPRYGGPGGAPNLIKFFDEEYLTAISGYIGEYGGTPCISQLTFTTNMGTYGPYGDGGGTPFNLPVEEGKIARFYGRAGTYLKAIGVYLKPN; translated from the exons ATG GCGGAAGCAGTGATCAAGGTGGGGACCTGGGGTGCGAACGGAGGGTCCCACTGGGACATGGGGCCTGCCGACCACATCAAGAGCATCAAGATATGCGCCAAGGGAGTAGTCGACTCCATCGCCTTCATGTACGTGGTCGGAGAGACGGCCGAAGATACTCCCCGATATGGAGGCCCCGGCGGTGCACCCAACCTG ATCAAATTTTTTGACGAGGAATACCTCACTGCAATCTCGGGATACATCGGAGAGTACGGTGGAACTCCTTGCATATCTCAGCTCACATTTACCACTAATATGGGAACCTATGGACCGTACGGAGATGGCGGCGGAACTCCTTTCAACCTTCCTGTGGAAGAGGGTAAGATCGCGCGCTTCTATGGACGTGCAGGTACCTATCTTAAAGCCATTGGCGTCTACTTGAAGCCAAACTAG
- the LOC135585306 gene encoding auxin-responsive protein IAA30-like: MASGSLGLEETELRLGLPGGGGEAEAAKNSCKRGFAETIDLKLKLKTPVDAEEQIIEKARGSLPSQRNLGVFCGSDPEKPPAPKAQVVGWPPVRSFRKNILSAHSEKGSKEGGEKPGNPVAAFVKVSMDGAPYLRKVDLKMYRSYQELSMGLQKMFGSFTSGNCGSQGMSGRDFMNEREVMDLLNGSEYVPTYEDKDGDWMLVGDVPWEMFVDSCKRLRIMKGSEAIGLAPRAMEKCKNRS, from the exons ATGGCGAGTGGGTCGTTGGGGTTGGAGGAGACCGAGCTGCGCCTGGGGTTGCCCGGCGGCGGCGGGGAAGCCGAGGCCGCGAAGAACTCCTGCAAGAGGGGGTTCGCTGAGACTATCGATCTGAAACTGAAGCTTAAGACCCCGGTGGACGCAGAGGAACAGATCATAGAGAAAGCGAGAGGCAGCTTGCCGAGCCAGAGGAACCTTGGTGTTTTCTGTGGCAGCGATCCCGAGAAGCCACCTGCTCCCAA GGCACAGGTTGTGGGTTGGCCTCCAGTTCGATCATTCAGGAAGAACATCCTCTCTGCTCACTCTGAGAAGGGAAGCAAGGAGGGAGGTGAGAAGCCCGGCAACCCGGTGGCTGCCTTCGTCAAGGTCAGCATGGACGGCGCTCCGTACCTCCGTAAGGTGGATCTGAAGATGTACAGAAGCTACCAAGAGCTCTCCATGGGCCTGCAGAAGATGTTCGGCTCCTTCACCAGTG GAAACTGTGGCTCTCAGGGGATGAGCGGGAGGGACTTCATGAACGAGAGAGAGGTGATGGATCTTCTGAATGGATCTGAGTATGTGCCAACCTACGAAGACAAGGATGGCGACTGGATGCTCGTCGGAGATGTTCCATGGGA GATGTTTGTTGACTCCTGCAAGCGTCTGAGGATAATGAAGGGATCAGAAGCCATTGGACTTG CCCCAAGAGCCATGGAGAAATGCAAGAACAGAAGCTGa
- the LOC103999399 gene encoding horcolin-like: MGPAGHIMSIKIGSRGVIDYVAFAYVFEGTTYETVRHGGPGGGLNVACDVLLPSKKAVDLSDEEYMNNISGCIGEFAGTPCITSFNLPVQERKIVGLFGRAGKYLKAIGVYLMPK, translated from the exons ATGGGACCCGCGGGCCACATCATGAGCATCAAGATTGGCTCTCGGGGAGTAATCGACTACGTCGCCTTCGCCTACGTGTTCGAAGGGACGACCTACGAGACTGTCCGCCATGGAGGCCCCGGCGGCGGACTCAACGTGGCATGCGATGTTCTTCTGCCGTCCAAGAAAGCA GTTGATCTTTCGGATGAGGAATACATGAATAATATCTCGGGATGCATCGGAGAGTTCGCCGGAACTCCTTGTATAACTTCTTTCAACCTTCCTGTGCAAGAGAGAAAGATCGTCGGCTTGTTTGGGCGTGCAGGAAAGTATCTTAAGGCAATTGGAGTCTATTTGATGCCTAAGTAG
- the LOC135648572 gene encoding transcription factor UNE12-like isoform X1 — protein MASHPPPPPSEGLGDDFLEQILSMPSSFGGGDDASLAAGMALHRSSGDGSSVAARGGGAFPLGLSPEQGSSTGKRLFEGQDTKMNPAPSFPNWQSGVGGEFELGSSLGVAVEQERDSMQLAGLFPPGFGHIHPHQIRSNPPPHAFHGQVKQGGVTTVPQPPAPRPKVRARRGQATDPHSIAERQRRERIAERLRALQELVPNTNKTDRAAMLDEILDYVKFLRLQVKVLSMSRLGGAGAVAQLVADIPVSVEGETSEGGSTQHIWEKWSTDGTERQVAKLMEEDIGAAMQFLQSKSLCMMPISLAMAILDTHHQSESKTVKPEPNTPS, from the exons ATGGCGAGCCACCCGCCCCCGCCCCCGTCGGAGGGCCTAGGCGACGATTTCCTGGAGCAAATCCTCTCCATGCCCTCGTCCTTTGGCGGTGGGGATGACGCCTCGCTGGCCGCCGGGATGGCCCTCCATCGGAGCTCCGGCGATGGGTCCTCCGTTGCCGCCCGCGGGGGCGGGGCGTTCCCCCTGGGGCTGAGCCCGGAACAGGGGTCCTCGACCGGGAAGCGGCTCTTCGAGGGGCAGGACACGAAGATG AATCCTGCGCCTTCGTTTCCCAATTGGCAGTCTGGTGTTGGGGGTGAATTTGAGTTGGGAAGCTCACTGGGTGTGGCTGTGGAGCAGGAGAGGGATTCGATGCAATTGGCGGGATTGTTCCCGCCGGGCTTTGGGCACATCCATCCTCATCAAATCCGGTCTAATCCTCCTCCGCAC GCTTTCCATGGACAAGTGAAACAAGGTGGAGTCACTACAGTGCCACAGCCTCCAGCCCCACGACCAAAGGTGCGAGCCAGGCGTGGCCAAGCCACAGATCCTCATAGCATTGCAGAGCGG CAACGGAGAGAAAGAATAGCAGAAAGACTAAGGGCTTTGCAGGAATTGGTCCCCAACACTAATAAG ACTGATAGAGCAGCCATGCTTGATGAGATTCTAGACTATGTAAAGTTTTTGAGGCTGCAAGTGAAG GTCCTAAGCATGAGCAGATTAGGTGGTGCAGGTGCTGTTGCCCAGCTGGTAGCTGATATTCCAGTGTCAGTTGAG GGGGAAACTAGTGAGGGCGGGAGCACACAGCATATTTGGGAGAAGTGGTCAACAGATGGTACAGAACGGCAAGTTGCAAAACTTATGGAAGAAGATATTGGAGCTGCAATGCAATTCCTTCAATCCAAATCCCTCTGCATGATGCCAATTTCACTTGCCATGGCAATCCTCGACACACATCACCAATCTGAATCCAAGACAGTCAAGCCTGAACCAAATACCCCTTCATAG
- the LOC135648572 gene encoding transcription factor UNE12-like isoform X3 has protein sequence MASHPPPPPSEGLGDDFLEQILSMPSSFGGGDDASLAAGMALHRSSGDGSSVAARGGGAFPLGLSPEQGSSTGKRLFEGQDTKMERDSMQLAGLFPPGFGHIHPHQIRSNPPPHAFHGQVKQGGVTTVPQPPAPRPKVRARRGQATDPHSIAERQRRERIAERLRALQELVPNTNKTDRAAMLDEILDYVKFLRLQVKVLSMSRLGGAGAVAQLVADIPVSVEGETSEGGSTQHIWEKWSTDGTERQVAKLMEEDIGAAMQFLQSKSLCMMPISLAMAILDTHHQSESKTVKPEPNTPS, from the exons ATGGCGAGCCACCCGCCCCCGCCCCCGTCGGAGGGCCTAGGCGACGATTTCCTGGAGCAAATCCTCTCCATGCCCTCGTCCTTTGGCGGTGGGGATGACGCCTCGCTGGCCGCCGGGATGGCCCTCCATCGGAGCTCCGGCGATGGGTCCTCCGTTGCCGCCCGCGGGGGCGGGGCGTTCCCCCTGGGGCTGAGCCCGGAACAGGGGTCCTCGACCGGGAAGCGGCTCTTCGAGGGGCAGGACACGAAGATG GAGAGGGATTCGATGCAATTGGCGGGATTGTTCCCGCCGGGCTTTGGGCACATCCATCCTCATCAAATCCGGTCTAATCCTCCTCCGCAC GCTTTCCATGGACAAGTGAAACAAGGTGGAGTCACTACAGTGCCACAGCCTCCAGCCCCACGACCAAAGGTGCGAGCCAGGCGTGGCCAAGCCACAGATCCTCATAGCATTGCAGAGCGG CAACGGAGAGAAAGAATAGCAGAAAGACTAAGGGCTTTGCAGGAATTGGTCCCCAACACTAATAAG ACTGATAGAGCAGCCATGCTTGATGAGATTCTAGACTATGTAAAGTTTTTGAGGCTGCAAGTGAAG GTCCTAAGCATGAGCAGATTAGGTGGTGCAGGTGCTGTTGCCCAGCTGGTAGCTGATATTCCAGTGTCAGTTGAG GGGGAAACTAGTGAGGGCGGGAGCACACAGCATATTTGGGAGAAGTGGTCAACAGATGGTACAGAACGGCAAGTTGCAAAACTTATGGAAGAAGATATTGGAGCTGCAATGCAATTCCTTCAATCCAAATCCCTCTGCATGATGCCAATTTCACTTGCCATGGCAATCCTCGACACACATCACCAATCTGAATCCAAGACAGTCAAGCCTGAACCAAATACCCCTTCATAG